A genomic window from Euwallacea fornicatus isolate EFF26 chromosome 6, ASM4011564v1, whole genome shotgun sequence includes:
- the LOC136339694 gene encoding uncharacterized protein isoform X1: MSRNARNLDRVFSRFLFKTTRTYSIRIPNLFFGNFGPIKTPISYRTILSFGFIAVIPSTLFLSPTITSSSYAEELTTTSLIYATLLTSSTDGYDTPSNPQYHIQTDEGPERYFRYQTLSGQFRKEKRLEDGTVIGTYAWIDDDGILRQRDYIADHAGYRITKSKNLYVGRNVPVADAIKTAKKYPASAGTLVSAKARPVSVRPSISTIGYTPSPHGIVSSTPLPPISSPSTPCASCVVSSTTYKPEIGQISPHVEISNNALPASITLLSTTEKPYVEINPGGVSGLLASTVSSTIAPDLTPSTGLPLEYLKTNVQDINNLQYHETSTTAPYRGYDGLPSYTEAGQNSLEYNPYVNPLGQNVFFQNGPTYPIDRNGHTYRGTKRYTSSARIGNGYDKQFPEYDGVSVTNDGFRYYIPRAYHEEETGPGEERTGSFGYIDPFGIRRVVYYNAKPGEGFQHRKNNRYVGFRATPYDPNPY, translated from the exons ATGTCTCGAAATGCTCGAAATCTAGACAGAGTCTTCTCTAGATTCTTGTTCAAGACAACCCGCACTTATTCCATCCgaattccaaatttattttttggaaattttggcCCAATCAAGACACCAATTTCTTATCGAACGATTTTAAGTTTTGGTTTCATTGCGGTCATTCCTTCGACTCTTTTTCTGAGCCCTACAATAACTTCCTCCAGCTATGCTGAAGAACTTACGACCACATCC TTGATATACGCAACCTTGCTGACCAGCAGCACCGACGGCTACGACACCCCTTCGAACCCCCAATACCACATTCAAACCGATGAGGGACCAGAGAGGTACTTTCGATATCAAACATTGAGCGGTCAATTTCGGAAAGAAAAGAGACTGGAAGATGGCACTGTAATTGGAACTTATGCCTGGATAGATGATGATG GTATTCTACGGCAAAGAGACTACATAGCCGACCACGCAGGCTACAGAATAaccaaaagcaaaaatttgtaTGTTGGTAGAAACGTGCCTGTGGCCGATGCCATCAAAACAGCGAAAAAATACCCTGCATCGGCTGGAACTTTGGTTTCTGCCAAGGCCCGTCCTGTGTCAGTCCGACCATCGATATCGACCATTGGCTACACTCCTTCACCTCATGGAA TAGTGTCATCTACTCCTCTACCGCCAATATCATCCCCCTCTACTCCCTGTGCTTCATGCGTAGTCTCCTCGACCACCTACAAGCCGGAAATTGGACAAATCTCGCCTCATGTTGAGATATCAAACAACGCTCTACCAGCGTCAATAACCCTACTCAGTACCACTGAAAAGCCTTACGTGGAAATCAACCCTGGGGGTGTTTCGGGGTTGTTGGCTAGTACCGTGAGCTCTACAATAGCACCAGATCTGACACCTTCAACAGGCCTACCATTGGAGTACCTCAAAACCAACGTGCAAGATATTAACAACTTACAATACCACGAAACGTCCACCACAGCACCCTACAGGGGTTATGACGGGTTGCCCAGTTATACTGAGGCGGGCCAAAACTCTCTGGAGTATAATCCGTACGTGAATCCTTTGGGGCAGAATGTGTTCTTCCAGAATGGGCCCACTTATCCCATAGACCGCAATGGACACACCTATAGGGGAACCAAAAGATACACTAGTTCAGCTAGAATCGGAAATGGCTATGATAAGCAATTTCCGGAATATGATGGAGTGTCGGTGACCAATGATGGGTTTAGGTATTATATTCCAAGGGCGTATCATGAGGAGGAGACCGGGCCTGGGGAGGAGAGAACTGGCAGTTTTGGCTACATCGATCCCTTCGGGATTAGGCGGGTTGTTTATTACAATGCGAAGCCGGGAGAAGGATTTCAACACAGGAAAAACAATAGATATGTAGGTTTTCGAGCCACCCCTTACGATCCCAACCCCTACTGA
- the LOC136339694 gene encoding uncharacterized protein isoform X2, whose product MSRNARNLDRVFSRFLFKTTRTYSIRIPNLFFGNFGPIKTPISYRTILSFGFIAVIPSTLFLSPTITSSSYAEELTTTSLIYATLLTSSTDGYDTPSNPQYHIQTDEGPERYFRYQTLSGQFRKEKRLEDGTVIGTYAWIDDDGILRQRDYIADHAGYRITKSKNLYVGRNVPVADAIKTAKKYPASAGTLVSAKARPVSVRPSISTIGYTPSPHGMSSTPLPPISSPSTPCASCVVSSTTYKPEIGQISPHVEISNNALPASITLLSTTEKPYVEINPGGVSGLLASTVSSTIAPDLTPSTGLPLEYLKTNVQDINNLQYHETSTTAPYRGYDGLPSYTEAGQNSLEYNPYVNPLGQNVFFQNGPTYPIDRNGHTYRGTKRYTSSARIGNGYDKQFPEYDGVSVTNDGFRYYIPRAYHEEETGPGEERTGSFGYIDPFGIRRVVYYNAKPGEGFQHRKNNRYVGFRATPYDPNPY is encoded by the exons ATGTCTCGAAATGCTCGAAATCTAGACAGAGTCTTCTCTAGATTCTTGTTCAAGACAACCCGCACTTATTCCATCCgaattccaaatttattttttggaaattttggcCCAATCAAGACACCAATTTCTTATCGAACGATTTTAAGTTTTGGTTTCATTGCGGTCATTCCTTCGACTCTTTTTCTGAGCCCTACAATAACTTCCTCCAGCTATGCTGAAGAACTTACGACCACATCC TTGATATACGCAACCTTGCTGACCAGCAGCACCGACGGCTACGACACCCCTTCGAACCCCCAATACCACATTCAAACCGATGAGGGACCAGAGAGGTACTTTCGATATCAAACATTGAGCGGTCAATTTCGGAAAGAAAAGAGACTGGAAGATGGCACTGTAATTGGAACTTATGCCTGGATAGATGATGATG GTATTCTACGGCAAAGAGACTACATAGCCGACCACGCAGGCTACAGAATAaccaaaagcaaaaatttgtaTGTTGGTAGAAACGTGCCTGTGGCCGATGCCATCAAAACAGCGAAAAAATACCCTGCATCGGCTGGAACTTTGGTTTCTGCCAAGGCCCGTCCTGTGTCAGTCCGACCATCGATATCGACCATTGGCTACACTCCTTCACCTCATGGAA TGTCATCTACTCCTCTACCGCCAATATCATCCCCCTCTACTCCCTGTGCTTCATGCGTAGTCTCCTCGACCACCTACAAGCCGGAAATTGGACAAATCTCGCCTCATGTTGAGATATCAAACAACGCTCTACCAGCGTCAATAACCCTACTCAGTACCACTGAAAAGCCTTACGTGGAAATCAACCCTGGGGGTGTTTCGGGGTTGTTGGCTAGTACCGTGAGCTCTACAATAGCACCAGATCTGACACCTTCAACAGGCCTACCATTGGAGTACCTCAAAACCAACGTGCAAGATATTAACAACTTACAATACCACGAAACGTCCACCACAGCACCCTACAGGGGTTATGACGGGTTGCCCAGTTATACTGAGGCGGGCCAAAACTCTCTGGAGTATAATCCGTACGTGAATCCTTTGGGGCAGAATGTGTTCTTCCAGAATGGGCCCACTTATCCCATAGACCGCAATGGACACACCTATAGGGGAACCAAAAGATACACTAGTTCAGCTAGAATCGGAAATGGCTATGATAAGCAATTTCCGGAATATGATGGAGTGTCGGTGACCAATGATGGGTTTAGGTATTATATTCCAAGGGCGTATCATGAGGAGGAGACCGGGCCTGGGGAGGAGAGAACTGGCAGTTTTGGCTACATCGATCCCTTCGGGATTAGGCGGGTTGTTTATTACAATGCGAAGCCGGGAGAAGGATTTCAACACAGGAAAAACAATAGATATGTAGGTTTTCGAGCCACCCCTTACGATCCCAACCCCTACTGA
- the LOC136339694 gene encoding uncharacterized protein isoform X3 has product MRNTGVSLVLLIYATLLTSSTDGYDTPSNPQYHIQTDEGPERYFRYQTLSGQFRKEKRLEDGTVIGTYAWIDDDGILRQRDYIADHAGYRITKSKNLYVGRNVPVADAIKTAKKYPASAGTLVSAKARPVSVRPSISTIGYTPSPHGIVSSTPLPPISSPSTPCASCVVSSTTYKPEIGQISPHVEISNNALPASITLLSTTEKPYVEINPGGVSGLLASTVSSTIAPDLTPSTGLPLEYLKTNVQDINNLQYHETSTTAPYRGYDGLPSYTEAGQNSLEYNPYVNPLGQNVFFQNGPTYPIDRNGHTYRGTKRYTSSARIGNGYDKQFPEYDGVSVTNDGFRYYIPRAYHEEETGPGEERTGSFGYIDPFGIRRVVYYNAKPGEGFQHRKNNRYVGFRATPYDPNPY; this is encoded by the exons TTGATATACGCAACCTTGCTGACCAGCAGCACCGACGGCTACGACACCCCTTCGAACCCCCAATACCACATTCAAACCGATGAGGGACCAGAGAGGTACTTTCGATATCAAACATTGAGCGGTCAATTTCGGAAAGAAAAGAGACTGGAAGATGGCACTGTAATTGGAACTTATGCCTGGATAGATGATGATG GTATTCTACGGCAAAGAGACTACATAGCCGACCACGCAGGCTACAGAATAaccaaaagcaaaaatttgtaTGTTGGTAGAAACGTGCCTGTGGCCGATGCCATCAAAACAGCGAAAAAATACCCTGCATCGGCTGGAACTTTGGTTTCTGCCAAGGCCCGTCCTGTGTCAGTCCGACCATCGATATCGACCATTGGCTACACTCCTTCACCTCATGGAA TAGTGTCATCTACTCCTCTACCGCCAATATCATCCCCCTCTACTCCCTGTGCTTCATGCGTAGTCTCCTCGACCACCTACAAGCCGGAAATTGGACAAATCTCGCCTCATGTTGAGATATCAAACAACGCTCTACCAGCGTCAATAACCCTACTCAGTACCACTGAAAAGCCTTACGTGGAAATCAACCCTGGGGGTGTTTCGGGGTTGTTGGCTAGTACCGTGAGCTCTACAATAGCACCAGATCTGACACCTTCAACAGGCCTACCATTGGAGTACCTCAAAACCAACGTGCAAGATATTAACAACTTACAATACCACGAAACGTCCACCACAGCACCCTACAGGGGTTATGACGGGTTGCCCAGTTATACTGAGGCGGGCCAAAACTCTCTGGAGTATAATCCGTACGTGAATCCTTTGGGGCAGAATGTGTTCTTCCAGAATGGGCCCACTTATCCCATAGACCGCAATGGACACACCTATAGGGGAACCAAAAGATACACTAGTTCAGCTAGAATCGGAAATGGCTATGATAAGCAATTTCCGGAATATGATGGAGTGTCGGTGACCAATGATGGGTTTAGGTATTATATTCCAAGGGCGTATCATGAGGAGGAGACCGGGCCTGGGGAGGAGAGAACTGGCAGTTTTGGCTACATCGATCCCTTCGGGATTAGGCGGGTTGTTTATTACAATGCGAAGCCGGGAGAAGGATTTCAACACAGGAAAAACAATAGATATGTAGGTTTTCGAGCCACCCCTTACGATCCCAACCCCTACTGA